The Gemmatimonadaceae bacterium genomic sequence CCTCGTCGTGGGCGAAGATCCGGCGTTCGATGCGCAACGCTTCCGCCGGACGGATCGCGGCGTGGTGCTGATCACCCAGCCGATGCTGGATCGGCTGGATCGTTAGGCGCCCGCCGGGCCACGCGCGCCCGCCGGTGAAACGTGCTCAGGCCGCGCCAGCGCCCGCCGAGTGCCGCGCCAGCGCCACCGCGTTCATGCAGTATCGCAGCCCGCTGGGCGCCGGCCCGTCGGGAAACACGTGCCCGAGGTGCGCGTCGCACACGTTGCACAGCGTCTCGACCCGCAGCATGCCGTACGAGGTGTCGGCGCGATAGGCAATCACGTCGGTCGCCACCGGCTGCGTGAACGACGGCCATCCCGTGCCGGACTCGAACTTCTCCGCTGAGTCGAACAGGACCGTGCCGCAGCACACGCAGGCGTAGCGTCCCGGTTCGAAGAGGCTGCACATGTCCGAGGAGAACGCGCGCTCCGTGCCGTGCTGGCGCGTCACGCGGAACGCTTCCGGAGACAGCTGCGAGCGCCACTGGGCTTCGGTACGCTCCACGCGGCGCGGTGGAGCAGCGTTGGTGCCGCGGGTGATCGCCAGGATGTCGTGCCAGTTCTGCATACCCCTCCTCCGGGTGGTGTGGCCTGCCCCGAGAAGTCCCGGGACCGGCGGGAGGTTCCTCGTGACGGCCTCCGGCTGGCGTCGACCTGACCTGAGGCTACCTTCCCCGCGCCGCCGAGCGCGACGCGCCGTCCGCGCCGGGGCAGCAACCTCACCCGTCCCGACATGCGAATTCATCTTGCCCTGGCTGCCGTGCTGGTCGCAGCCACGACGCCCAGCCGACCAGCCCTGGCCCAGGGCGCCGAAACGCCGTTCCTGGGCGTTCGCGTCGACCAGGACCGCAACAAGGTGCTCCTCGAGATCGCGCCCGACCGACTCAACCGGGATTTCCTGCACCAGAGCGTGCTGGCCACCGGGGCCGGCGTACCATCCCTCGGTCTCGACCGTGGACAGACCGGCGGCAGCGCCGTCGTCCGCCTGGAGAAGCGCGGCAAACGAGTCGTGCTCGTGCGGGACAACTGGAGCGTTCGAGCGATCGGCGCCGACGCCGCGGCTCAACGTGGTGCGTCCGAGGCCTTTGCCACGTCGGTGGTCGCGTCGTTCCCGATCGAATCCGAGACGAACGGAACGATCGTGGCTGACGCGACGACGCTGTTCCTTTCCGATACGTATGGCATCGCCGAAAGCATCCGGCGCGGCCAGCAGGGTTCCGGGCGCGTGGACGCCAATCGCAGCTGGATCGATCCGGCGCGCACGAAGGCGTTCCCGCGCAACACCGAAATCCACGCGGTGCTGACCTTCGCGGTCGACAACCCCGGCTTCGCGCTTCGGCGCGCGGCGCCAGACGCCTCCGCTCCGACGTTCGAGGTACACCATTCACTCGTGGCGCTCCCCGACTCCGCCGGCTTCAGACCGCGGGTGGCCGATTCGCGGACTGGGCTCTTTGGTGGATCGTTCAGCGACTTCGGACAGGGCTTTGACGGGACGTATCGTGGCGGCAACACCGCGCGCTGGCGCCTCGTGCCGAAGGATCCCGCCGCCTACCAGCGCGGGCAGCTCACCGAGCCGGTGACGCCGATCGTGTATTACCTCGACCCGGCGATCCCTGAGCCATACCGCTCCGCCTTCCGCGAGGGCGGCGGCTGGTGGAACAAGGTGTTCGAGGGTGCGGGATGGCGGAATGCGTTCCAGGTTCGCGACCTGCCGGCCGGCGCCGATCCGATGGACGCGCGCTACAACATGATCTATTGGGTGCACCGCAGCGGCCCGGGCCCCTCGGTCGGCCCGTCGCTCTCCGACCCGCGCACCGGCGAGATCCTGCGCACGGTCGTGCGCATGGACTCGTGGCGCTCGCTCATCGACTACAACATCTATGCAGGCCTCCTCCCGGCCGCCGGTGCGGCCGGACTGGGCGTGAGCGCTGAGCAGTTCGCGATGAGCCGGCGGCGCCAGCATGTCGCCCACGAGATCGGGCACACCCTCGGCATGTCGCACAACTACATCGCGCACGCGCAGGGTCGCACGAGCGTGATGGACTATCCGTTCCCGCTCATCACGGTCGATGCGCAGGGAAAGCTTGACCTCACGAAGGCCTACGCCCCGTTTGCCGGCGCATGGGATTCGCTGGCGATCCGGTACGGGCACACGTGGTATCCCGACGCGGCGAGCGAAAAGGCCGGGCTCGCGAAGATCGTGAAGGAGATCCTCGATCGTGACGTGCGCTTTGTCGCCGACCAGCACGCCGATGCCGCGGGCTCGATCCCCGAAGTCACGCGCTGGGTCGAGGGCAAGACGATGTTCGATGCCGTCGAGCGGACCTCGGCGGTGCGGCGCGTGGCGATCGACAGGTTCAACGAGCAGGCGATCAAGCCAGGCGAGCCGATGTACCTGCTCAACATGCGTTTCGCGCACGTGTACCTGCACCACCGCTACTCGCTCGAAGGCCTGGTGAAGTACGTGGGCGGGATGGACTTCCGCTACGCGATGCGCGGCGACGGGCAGGTACCGACGACGATCCTGCCGGCCGCGTCGCAGCGGCGCGCGTTAGGCATGGCGCTCGACGCCCTCGAGCCCGCGCAGCTGGCCGTGCCGGAGCGCGTCATGGCCCTGATCCCGCCGGTGCCATACGGCGGCGACGACGCCATCGAATGGATCGGGTCGGCGGGCGGCACGTCGTTCGACCAGATCTCGCTCGCCGGTGGGCTCGCCACCGAGGTGATCGAGGGACTCCTGCACCGTGAGCGGGCCGCGCGGGTCGTGCAGTTCAGCGCGCGCGACGCGTCGCTCCCCACACTCGACGAGGTGCTCTCGACCATCGTCGACCGCACCTGGGGCGCCGCGCCCGCCACTGACGGGAATGCGCAGGCGCTGCGACGCACGGTGCAGCGCGTGGTGCTCAACACCCTGCTCGACCGGGCCGGGGATCGCCAGGCGCTGGCCGAGGTCCGACAGGGCGCGGAATGGCAACTGCAGAAGCTGGATCAGCGACTCGAGGCCATGACGGGCGGCTCGGCGGCCGACCAGGCCCTGCGTGCTGCCGCGCGACGGGAAATCGAGGCGTACTTCGACGGCGACGACGATCCGGCCAGGCGCTCACGGTTCACGGTGATCCCGCTGCCCTGGCCCTGAGCCTGAACACACGGTCGCGTCCGGCGCTACGCCGGCCACGAGGAGGGTGCCGACGAGCGTATTGTTGTGGTTGGCCGCGAGGATCGCGGGCCGGGCGACGGGGAGGCGGTCCATGGCCCGGCCGCGAGATGCAGGACCAAGACGGGGGTGGCCGACGACGCATGTCGGCCGCCCCCGTTCTGCATCGAGGCGGTGCCGTCGAATCACGCTGCGTCTGGACAGGCTTCCCTCACGTCTGCCGTTTACAGGGCGGCACCCTCCCTCACAACGACGGTACACGATGCACGGGCAATTCACCTGGTACGAACTCACGACACCTGACGTGGGCGCGGCGACGCGATTCTACCCGACCTTGAGCGGCTGGGGCACTCAGACGTTCGATGGGGACTACATGCTGTTCACAAACCGAGACGTGCCGGTAGCCGGGATCTTTCGGCTGAGCGACGAGATGGCGGGCCACGGCGTGCCACCCAACTGGATGCCATACGTCGAAAGCAGCAACGTCGACGACACCGTGGCACGCGCGGTGTCACTCGGCGCCAGGACCCTTCATGGGCCCGCCGAGATTCCCGGCACGGGACGGTTTGCCGTGGTGCAGGATCCCCAGGGCGCGGTCTTCGGCGTGTACAGGTCCGCTCATGCATCGGGCGCGTGGGACGGCACCGCGGCCGTCGGTCGGTTCTCGTGGCACGAACTCATGACGACTGACCGCCGGGCGGCGTTCGAGTTCTATCGTGACCTCTTTGGATGGGACGCGATCACCGAGAGTGACATGGGGGATGGCTTGATGTACGCCATGTTCGGCAAGGGCTCGGCGATGTACGGCGGCATGTATGACAAGCTTCCGGGCATGGAGCAGTTGCCGTCGTGCTGGCTGGTGTACCTGTGCGTGAAGGACGTTGGCGAAGGTGTTGAGCGAGCGACCGGGGCTGGTGCGACCGTGGTGCGACCGCAGATGGACATCCCCGATGGATCGATCGCGGTCCTCAACGATCCTCAGGGCGCGGCGTTCGCGCTGCACCACCTGAACCCGATTCGCTCCTCCGCGACGCCGCCCGCGCGGGCCGCGAAGAAGGCCACCGGATTGAAGGCGGCCAGCAAGGGGGCAAAGGCGACCCCAAAGGGCAAGGCGCGCGCCGCGACTGGGTCGGGCGCCACGAAGGCGAAGAAGGCAGCGAAGAAGGTCACGGCATCATCGCGTCCAGCGGGTCGCAAGGCCGCGAAGTCGGCGGCAAGGAACCGGCCGAGGAAGGCCGCGAAGCCGTCAGCCCGCAGGGCCGCGAAGCCGACCGCTCGCAAGGGCGCGAAGCCGACCGCTCGCAAGGCCGCGAAGCTGACGGCCCGCAAGGGCACGAAGCTTACGGCCCGCAAGGCCACGAAGCCGGCGTTGCACAGGACGACGAAGCGCCCCGCCCGCCCGACGACCAGGGCCGCCACCCGGAAGTCCGCGCAGCGCGTCGCAGGGCACTCGACGCGGTCGCTGCGACGAGGGCGCGCCCGCAAGCGCTAGGCGGTCGGGATCGTCACCAGGAGCGCGCGGCCGCCCGGAGGCGTCGGCCGCGCAACCATCACCCGGGCGCCGCGGCCCCCGCGACGCCCGTCACGTGCGGTTGGCGTCGAGCTTTGCGACGAGCGAGGGATGGCGGGCGCGGATGAGCGCGACATCGGCCACGTCTTTCGGCTGGCCGCGTGCCGACTTGCAGGCGACGAGGGTCAGCAGGTCGACCACCGGCAGCCCGTGGAGCGTGTCGGCATGCGTGCGCAGCCACTCGCTGGTGCGTTCGAACTCGCCACAGCTCAGGTCGAGACACGCCTCGACGTGGCCGCGACCGAGCGCAGGCTTTCCGTCGGGACGCGCGCCCGGGGCCCAGCCTTCGCGCTCGAGAGACTGGAACAGCTCGCGACTCACGACGAGATCGATGTCGTCGGTTTCCCGCAAGTCGCGCAGGGTCATCGCCGCGCCACCCACGACGACGAAGTGCATGCGCGGGAGCACGAGCTGACGGAGTTCGGTAACGATGTCGGCCCGATTCATCTCGATGGGGGTCGGTGCCACGGTGAACGTGCGTGCGCCGGCCCTGGACGGACGTTGTATCGGTGCGCAGCCGATGTCCATGTGCGCGGTGGTCCCTGGCGCGCTATGATGGTGCACCTTACCTCGGCCAGTCATCGTCGATGAAACCGCTCGTCACGCTCCGCCA encodes the following:
- a CDS encoding zinc-dependent metalloprotease, with protein sequence MRIHLALAAVLVAATTPSRPALAQGAETPFLGVRVDQDRNKVLLEIAPDRLNRDFLHQSVLATGAGVPSLGLDRGQTGGSAVVRLEKRGKRVVLVRDNWSVRAIGADAAAQRGASEAFATSVVASFPIESETNGTIVADATTLFLSDTYGIAESIRRGQQGSGRVDANRSWIDPARTKAFPRNTEIHAVLTFAVDNPGFALRRAAPDASAPTFEVHHSLVALPDSAGFRPRVADSRTGLFGGSFSDFGQGFDGTYRGGNTARWRLVPKDPAAYQRGQLTEPVTPIVYYLDPAIPEPYRSAFREGGGWWNKVFEGAGWRNAFQVRDLPAGADPMDARYNMIYWVHRSGPGPSVGPSLSDPRTGEILRTVVRMDSWRSLIDYNIYAGLLPAAGAAGLGVSAEQFAMSRRRQHVAHEIGHTLGMSHNYIAHAQGRTSVMDYPFPLITVDAQGKLDLTKAYAPFAGAWDSLAIRYGHTWYPDAASEKAGLAKIVKEILDRDVRFVADQHADAAGSIPEVTRWVEGKTMFDAVERTSAVRRVAIDRFNEQAIKPGEPMYLLNMRFAHVYLHHRYSLEGLVKYVGGMDFRYAMRGDGQVPTTILPAASQRRALGMALDALEPAQLAVPERVMALIPPVPYGGDDAIEWIGSAGGTSFDQISLAGGLATEVIEGLLHRERAARVVQFSARDASLPTLDEVLSTIVDRTWGAAPATDGNAQALRRTVQRVVLNTLLDRAGDRQALAEVRQGAEWQLQKLDQRLEAMTGGSAADQALRAAARREIEAYFDGDDDPARRSRFTVIPLPWP
- the msrB gene encoding peptide-methionine (R)-S-oxide reductase MsrB yields the protein MQNWHDILAITRGTNAAPPRRVERTEAQWRSQLSPEAFRVTRQHGTERAFSSDMCSLFEPGRYACVCCGTVLFDSAEKFESGTGWPSFTQPVATDVIAYRADTSYGMLRVETLCNVCDAHLGHVFPDGPAPSGLRYCMNAVALARHSAGAGAA
- a CDS encoding VOC family protein, whose amino-acid sequence is MHGQFTWYELTTPDVGAATRFYPTLSGWGTQTFDGDYMLFTNRDVPVAGIFRLSDEMAGHGVPPNWMPYVESSNVDDTVARAVSLGARTLHGPAEIPGTGRFAVVQDPQGAVFGVYRSAHASGAWDGTAAVGRFSWHELMTTDRRAAFEFYRDLFGWDAITESDMGDGLMYAMFGKGSAMYGGMYDKLPGMEQLPSCWLVYLCVKDVGEGVERATGAGATVVRPQMDIPDGSIAVLNDPQGAAFALHHLNPIRSSATPPARAAKKATGLKAASKGAKATPKGKARAATGSGATKAKKAAKKVTASSRPAGRKAAKSAARNRPRKAAKPSARRAAKPTARKGAKPTARKAAKLTARKGTKLTARKATKPALHRTTKRPARPTTRAATRKSAQRVAGHSTRSLRRGRARKR